One window of the Flexibacter flexilis DSM 6793 genome contains the following:
- the odhB gene encoding 2-oxoglutarate dehydrogenase complex dihydrolipoyllysine-residue succinyltransferase → MSLEIKVPTVGESITEVTIATWNKKDGDVVKLDEVLCELESDKATFELNSPAEGVLRIVAQAGETLPIGALIAKLENVGASAAAGAAAPAETPAAAAPAAAAAKTIEMKVPAVGESIAEVTVGTWSKKDGDFVNQDEVICEIESDKATFELNAEASGVLRIVAQSGTTLAIGDVICRIEGAGASVAAPAATPSAPAAAAGSAASSSYASGHASPAAGKILAEKGMEAAQVIGSGVGGRITKEDALKATPAPTKPAAAPAAAAPAQVTSGAFGGSRNQRRQKLTPLRKTVSRRLVAVKNETAMLTTFNEVDMKPIMDLRNKYKDKFKEVHSVGLGFMSFFTKACAVALKEFPAVNAYIDGDEIVYNDFADISIAVSAPKGLVVPVIRNAEDMSFAQLEKEVVRLATRARDNKLTIEEMTGGTFTITNGGIFGSMLSTPIINSPQSAILGMHNIVERPVAVGGQVVIRPIMYVALSYDHRIIDGRESVGFLVRVKQLLEDPTRLLLEV, encoded by the coding sequence ATGAGCTTAGAAATTAAAGTGCCTACAGTAGGCGAATCTATCACGGAAGTAACAATTGCCACTTGGAACAAAAAAGATGGCGATGTAGTAAAATTAGACGAGGTTCTTTGCGAACTTGAATCTGACAAAGCAACTTTTGAACTCAATTCTCCAGCCGAAGGCGTACTACGCATCGTAGCGCAAGCAGGCGAAACTCTACCTATCGGTGCGCTTATTGCAAAACTTGAAAATGTTGGCGCAAGTGCTGCAGCTGGAGCAGCAGCTCCTGCCGAAACGCCAGCCGCTGCTGCTCCAGCTGCAGCTGCTGCCAAAACAATAGAAATGAAAGTTCCTGCGGTAGGCGAATCTATCGCTGAAGTTACGGTAGGTACTTGGTCTAAAAAAGATGGCGATTTCGTTAATCAAGACGAGGTAATCTGCGAAATAGAATCAGACAAAGCAACTTTTGAATTGAATGCTGAGGCTTCGGGCGTGTTGCGCATCGTGGCTCAGTCGGGCACTACGCTTGCCATCGGCGATGTGATTTGTCGCATCGAAGGTGCTGGCGCGTCGGTTGCTGCTCCTGCCGCTACGCCTTCTGCACCTGCTGCCGCTGCGGGAAGTGCTGCTTCTTCGTCGTATGCTTCGGGTCATGCCTCGCCAGCTGCTGGCAAAATTTTGGCCGAAAAAGGCATGGAAGCCGCACAAGTAATCGGTTCGGGTGTGGGTGGCCGCATCACGAAAGAAGATGCGCTTAAAGCTACGCCAGCTCCAACCAAACCAGCTGCTGCACCTGCTGCCGCTGCGCCTGCACAAGTTACTTCTGGTGCATTTGGCGGAAGCCGCAACCAACGTCGCCAAAAACTTACGCCTTTGCGTAAAACAGTTTCGCGCCGCTTGGTAGCTGTGAAAAATGAAACGGCGATGCTTACTACTTTCAACGAAGTAGATATGAAGCCAATCATGGATTTGCGTAACAAATACAAAGACAAATTCAAAGAAGTACACTCAGTAGGTTTGGGCTTTATGTCGTTCTTCACGAAAGCTTGCGCCGTAGCTCTTAAAGAATTCCCTGCTGTAAATGCTTACATTGATGGCGACGAAATCGTTTATAACGACTTCGCAGATATTTCTATCGCTGTATCTGCGCCAAAAGGGTTGGTAGTGCCAGTAATTCGCAATGCGGAAGATATGAGCTTTGCTCAACTGGAAAAAGAAGTAGTTCGTTTGGCTACTCGCGCACGCGACAACAAATTGACTATCGAAGAAATGACAGGCGGAACCTTCACAATCACTAACGGTGGTATTTTCGGTTCGATGCTTTCTACGCCAATCATCAACTCGCCTCAATCGGCTATTTTGGGTATGCACAATATCGTAGAACGCCCTGTGGCTGTTGGTGGTCAAGTAGTTATCCGTCCGATTATGTACGTGGCATTGTCTTACGACCACCGCATTATCGACGGTCGCGAATCGGTTGGTTTCTTGGTACGTGTAAAACAACTCCTCGAAGACCCAACTCGTTTGCTTTTGGAAGTGTAA
- a CDS encoding SDR family oxidoreductase encodes MILVTGATGHLGGLAIEFLLKKVPANQIAALARTPEKAADLAAKGVEIRQGDYHDYASLVAAFRGVDKLLLVSSSDFNDRAGQQINAINAAKEAGVKHIVYTSVAANKNVSSQSVKLITDSHLATDAHLKASGVAYTLLNNTLYADVLPMFVGEKVAETGVFFPAGNGRVAYATRENMAEAAANVLAGTGHENKEYDITGLEALSYGDVAALLSEIFGKTISYTDAPLEVYVDVLKGAGVPDVFVEMLSGFATAIKKDELDVVSSDLENLLGKKPTTVADYLRGVYGAK; translated from the coding sequence ATGATACTTGTAACAGGCGCAACTGGCCATTTGGGCGGCCTTGCCATCGAATTTTTGCTTAAAAAAGTTCCAGCCAATCAAATCGCAGCGTTGGCGCGTACACCCGAAAAAGCCGCAGATTTGGCCGCTAAAGGCGTAGAAATCCGTCAGGGTGATTACCACGATTACGCGTCGTTGGTGGCTGCATTTAGAGGCGTGGACAAATTGTTATTGGTGTCGTCAAGCGACTTCAACGACCGCGCAGGCCAACAAATCAACGCCATCAACGCCGCCAAAGAAGCTGGCGTAAAACACATTGTTTATACGAGTGTGGCGGCCAATAAAAATGTTTCGTCGCAATCCGTGAAACTTATCACAGATAGCCACTTGGCCACAGACGCGCATCTAAAAGCATCTGGCGTAGCTTATACTTTGCTTAACAACACGCTTTACGCCGACGTATTGCCGATGTTCGTGGGTGAAAAAGTAGCCGAAACAGGTGTATTTTTCCCAGCAGGCAATGGCCGCGTAGCTTACGCCACACGCGAAAATATGGCCGAAGCTGCCGCCAATGTGTTGGCAGGTACTGGTCACGAAAACAAAGAATACGACATTACAGGCCTTGAAGCTCTTTCGTATGGCGATGTGGCGGCTCTTTTGTCGGAGATTTTTGGTAAAACAATCAGCTACACCGATGCGCCATTGGAAGTTTATGTGGACGTGTTGAAAGGTGCAGGCGTACCAGATGTATTTGTAGAAATGCTTTCGGGTTTTGCTACGGCCATCAAAAAAGATGAGTTAGATGTAGTTAGCTCAGATTTGGAAAATCTTTTGGGTAAAAAACCAACAACTGTAGCAGATTATTTGCGTGGTGTTTACGGCGCGAAATAA